From the Streptomyces nodosus genome, the window CGACGGGCGGGGTGCTGCCGGAGGAGCCGGTGTGGACGGCGACCTCCCACAGGGAGTAGCCGTAGCCCGTCCCGCGGGCCGTGCCGTTGATGCGGACGTACCGGCCCGAGCCGCTGACGTCATAGGAGGCCGTGCCACCGCTCGCGCCGGTGACGCTCTTCAGGGTGTTCCACTTCTGGCCGTCGGTGGAGGCCTGGATCTGGAAGTCCTTGCCGTAGGCGGCCTCCCAGCTGAGGTCGACCTTGCACAGGTCCTGGACCGAGCCCAGGTCGACCTGCACCCACTGGGGGTCGGACCACTCGCTGGACCAGCGGGTGCCCGGGTCACCGTCGAAGGCGGCGGACGCGGGGGTGCCCGCGTTCTCCGTGGAGGAGGCCGAGGCCGGCTTGCCCTTCGCGGCGTTGTCCGTGCCGCACGCGGACGCGGCGGTGGTCCCGAAGACGTTCTCGGCGGACGAGGACGTGGCCGTCCTGCTCGGGGACAGAGGGAATCCGGCCGCGGCGGCCGATGGATGGGTGGCGGGCAAGGTGATCAGCGCTGCCGTGGCGGCCAGCGCAACACCCAGGGCTCTGAGTCTCATGTCGGCTTCCCTGCGGGTGCAAGTAGGGGGAGGGGGGTGTGGCGAGCAAGGGCATGACAAACGGGAACGCCCTGCCCGCCGCTGTCCCACGGACCGGCCACCTGACCTTCCAGGATCGGCTCGGAAGGTGAACAGGCCCGAGAGACGGCTTAGTTCAGGACTTGATTTAACTGATGATTCGAGACTTCCGACAAGCCCCCGGACACAGGAATCTTTCAAGTCCTGGCCATGGGGGCGTTCTCGCAGGTGGACCCCGCGTTCAAGAAGTGATGCGATCACGGGTCGGCTTTGATCCTTCCGCCGGATCCCTTGACACCCTCACACAGCGCCTCAACACTCCCTGGCGGGAGAGCGCTCTCCCGTGACCCAGCCGGTCATGACGCCCCGTCGCTTCCTGACGCTCCGTCATGTCGTGGGTCACGCGACCTCCACCACCCCCCCTCATTCAGGAGGTCTCCATGCCACGGAGATCGAAGACCCTCTCAGGAACGCTGATCGCGGGCGCGCTGCTGCTGACCTCGTTCGGCCTCGCCGGCATCGCCACCAGCGCCGGTGCGCCCGTGCCGGGCAGCGACGCGGACGCGGCGTTCAGCGCGACCCACTCCGGCCACACCATGGCGGTGTCGACCGCCGCCTCGATCGAGGACCCCGACGGCGACGGCTACATACCCGCGAACCCTCCGGTCACCGGTGTGGAGCCGTCCACGGCGAATCCGCCGCACCGCTACTTCCACGAGTTCCAGGCCAACTGTTCGGCGAGCCATCACGCGCCCGACGACCCCATCGTCTATCCGCAACAGCCGGGCAAGTCCCATGACCACACCTTCATGGGCAACACCACCACCAACGCCAACAGCACCACGGCCTCCCTGGACGCGGGCGGCACCACCTGTGTCGTGCCCGGGGACAAGTCGGGCTACTGGGTGCCCACGGTCTACAACGGCAACAAGGAGGTGCTGCCGGTCGGCCCGCAGACGATCTACTACAAGACGGGCGTCGCCGACTACACCAGCGTCCGGCCCTTCCCCAAGGGGCTGCGCTTCGTGGTGGCCAACCCGATGCAGAGCGCCGACGACTTCCGGCACAGCCCGGGCTTCGTCGAGGGCTGGGAGTGCGGCGACAGCTACTTCAACGTCGACTTCCCGGCCTCCTGCCCCAACCGGGCCGACGTCCAGCTCAACATCCGCTTCCAGGCCCCCAGTTGCTGGGACGGAAAGTACCTCGACACCCCCGACCACCGCAGCCACATGGCCTACCCGGTGGTCAGGCCCGGCACCAACGACAACATGTGCCCGGCCGACCACCCGGTCGCGCTGCCGATGATCGAGTTCAAGATGGCGTTCCCGGTCAACGGTGACATGTCCCAGGTGCGGCTGGCGAGCGGAGCCGCCTGGTCGTACCACTACGACTTCTTCAACGCCTGGGACGACGCCACCCTCAAGGCCATGGTCGACCACTGCATCGTCGGCGGTCTGCAGTGCAACGCCCGCGGCTACGACGAGGCACATCCCGAAGCGGGAGCGGCGCTCGACGCGAACTACCAGCTCCCCAAGCACTGAACCCGCGGCACCCGTACGGTCCGGCCGCCGCCCCGGCGCGGCCGGACCGGTCCTCCCCCTCTCCCCGCCCCCCCACATCGGAGAAGCCTCCATGCCCCCAGCCCGCAAGCGCACCCTCCGTCCGACCGCACCCCTGATCGCCGGCGCCCTGACGATCGGCGCCCTCGTCCTCCCGGCCCAGACCGAGGCCCAGGCCGCCGGCAGCGTGGTCAAGGTGACCGGAAGCCAGGGCAACTGGCAGCTGACGGTGGACGGAAGCCCGTATCAGCTCAAGGGTCTGACCTGGGGTCCGTCCGCCGCCGACGCCGAGAGGTATATGCCCGACCTCGCCTCCATGGGCGTCAACACCATCCGCACCTGGGGCACGGACGCCTCCAGCAGGCCCCTGCTGGACTCCGCGGCCGCCCACGGCATCAAGGTCGTCGCCGGCTTCTGGCTGCAGCCCGGCGGTGGGCCGGGCAGCGGCGGCTGCGTCGACTATGTCACCGACACCTCGTACAAGAACCAGGCGATGAGCGAGTTCACCAACTGGGTGTCGACCTACAAGGACCACCCCGGTGTGCTCATGTGGGACGTCGGCAACGAGTCCGTCCTGGGCCTGCAGAACTGCTACAGCGGCGACCAGCTGGAGAGGGAGCGCGACGCCTACACCGGCTTCGTCAACGACGTCGCCCGAAAGATCCACGGCATCGACCCGAACCATCCCGTCACCTCCACGGACGCATGGGTCGGCGCATGGCCGTACTTCAAGAAGAACGCACCCGACCTCGATCTGTACGCCGTCAACGCCTACAACGCCGTCTGCGACATCAAGTCGGCGTGGCAGCAGGGCGGTTACACCAAGCCGTACATCGTGACCGAGACCGGACCCGCCGGGGAATGGGAGGTGCCCGACGACGCCAACGGTGTTCCGCAGGAGCCCACCGACCAGGCCAAGGCCGACGGGTACACCAGGGCGTGGGGCTGTATCACCGGGCACCAGGGGGTGGCCCTCGGCGCCACCATGTTCCACTACGGCACCGAGTACGACTTCGGCGGCATCTGGTTCAACCTGCTGCCCGCCGGGCAGAAGCGGCTGTCGTACTACGCGGTGAAGAGGGCCTACGGGAAGGACACCTCCCACGACAACACCCCGCCCGTCATCTCCGACCTGACCGTCGAGGGCGGTGCCGGCTCGGTGCAGGCGGGGCGTGATCTCACCCTCGCGGTCCGGGCCACCGATCCCGACGGCGACCGGATCTCCTACGAGGTCCTCGACAACAGCAAGTACATCGACCAGAGCAGCCAGCTGAACTCCCGGTCCTTCACGGACCTCGGTGGCGGCCGGCTGAGGGTCACGGCTCCGGACCGTCCGGGCGTCTGGAAGGTCTATGTCAAGGCCACGGACGGCCGGGGGAACGTCGGCGTCGAGACCCGGTCGATCAGGGTCGTCCCCCCGCAGGTGAACGGGGTCAATGTGGCGCTGGGCAAGCCGGCCACCGCCTCCTCGTACCAGACCGGCGGCGGCGACTGCCCCTGCACCGCCGCGAACGCCGTCGACGGCAAGCTGGACACCCGCTGGGCGAGCGACTGGAGCGATCCCCAGTGGATCCAGGTCGACCTCGGCGCCGGCACCACGTTCACGCATGTACAGCTGGTCTGGGAGACCGCCTATGCGAAGGGGTACACCCTCCAGACCTCCGACGACGGGCAGAACTGGCGCACCGTCCGCGAGGTGACTGACGGCAACGGCGGCGTGGACGACCTCGACGTCACCGGGACCGGTCGCTACGTCCGCGTCAACGCCACGGCACGCGGGACGGCTTGGGGCTATTCGCTCTACGAGTTCGGAGTCTACAAGTGACCGCGACCGTGAAGGGAGCCGGGCCGCGGGCATGAGCCGCAGCAGGGCCGGGGCCGGCAGCGGGCGGGGCGTTCCCCAAGAACGCTCTGTCCGCTGCCGCGCCCTGCCCGTTAGGGTGCGGGCATGAGCAGACGGGCCCCGACGCTGGAGGACGTCGCCCGGCAGGCGGGGGTGTCACGGGCGACGGTCTCCCGGGTCGTCAACGGTGTCCGCAATGTCGACCCGGCCCTCCAGGAAGTGGTGCGCCAGGCGATCGAGCGGACGGGTTACGCCCCCAACCGTGCCGCACGCTCGCTGGTGACCCGTC encodes:
- a CDS encoding discoidin domain-containing protein, whose translation is MPPARKRTLRPTAPLIAGALTIGALVLPAQTEAQAAGSVVKVTGSQGNWQLTVDGSPYQLKGLTWGPSAADAERYMPDLASMGVNTIRTWGTDASSRPLLDSAAAHGIKVVAGFWLQPGGGPGSGGCVDYVTDTSYKNQAMSEFTNWVSTYKDHPGVLMWDVGNESVLGLQNCYSGDQLERERDAYTGFVNDVARKIHGIDPNHPVTSTDAWVGAWPYFKKNAPDLDLYAVNAYNAVCDIKSAWQQGGYTKPYIVTETGPAGEWEVPDDANGVPQEPTDQAKADGYTRAWGCITGHQGVALGATMFHYGTEYDFGGIWFNLLPAGQKRLSYYAVKRAYGKDTSHDNTPPVISDLTVEGGAGSVQAGRDLTLAVRATDPDGDRISYEVLDNSKYIDQSSQLNSRSFTDLGGGRLRVTAPDRPGVWKVYVKATDGRGNVGVETRSIRVVPPQVNGVNVALGKPATASSYQTGGGDCPCTAANAVDGKLDTRWASDWSDPQWIQVDLGAGTTFTHVQLVWETAYAKGYTLQTSDDGQNWRTVREVTDGNGGVDDLDVTGTGRYVRVNATARGTAWGYSLYEFGVYK
- a CDS encoding DUF1996 domain-containing protein, translating into MPRRSKTLSGTLIAGALLLTSFGLAGIATSAGAPVPGSDADAAFSATHSGHTMAVSTAASIEDPDGDGYIPANPPVTGVEPSTANPPHRYFHEFQANCSASHHAPDDPIVYPQQPGKSHDHTFMGNTTTNANSTTASLDAGGTTCVVPGDKSGYWVPTVYNGNKEVLPVGPQTIYYKTGVADYTSVRPFPKGLRFVVANPMQSADDFRHSPGFVEGWECGDSYFNVDFPASCPNRADVQLNIRFQAPSCWDGKYLDTPDHRSHMAYPVVRPGTNDNMCPADHPVALPMIEFKMAFPVNGDMSQVRLASGAAWSYHYDFFNAWDDATLKAMVDHCIVGGLQCNARGYDEAHPEAGAALDANYQLPKH